AGTAAAGTGTTAACCTTGTTTGGTAAATACACCGGCACGGTTAAGCAGGACGGCTTTTTCTGGGTGAACCCTTTTACTGTAAAAAAGAAAGTATCATTAAAGGCGTTTAACCTTAACGGCCAGCAACTAAAAGTTAACGATAGTGTGGGTAACCCTATTGAAATTGCCGCGGTTATTGTTTGGCAGATAAAAGATACCGCCAAAGCCGTGTTCTCGGTAGAAAACTACCTGCAATATGTGAACATTCAAAGCGAGGCCGCTGTTAGGCACCTGGCTAACTCGTTCCCTTATGACCATATTGAGGATGAAACCGCCAGCATAACCCTGCGCGGCGGTGCCGAGCAGGTAAGCCAAATGCTGGAGCAGGAACTTAACGACCGTTTAGACCGTGCCGGGATAGAGGTATTAGAAGCCCGTATATCGCATCTGGCCTACGCGCCCGAAATTGCGCATGCCATGTTACAACGCCAGCAAGCATCGGCTATAATAGCAGCCCGCAGGCTTATTGTTGAAGGTGCGGTAGGGATGGTAGAAATGGCCCTGAATAAAATGGAAGAAAAGAATATTATCGAATTGGATGAAGAACGCAAAGCTGCAATGGTGAGTAACCTGTTGGTGGTGCTTTGCGGCGACCATAGCGTACAGCCTATTGTAAACACAGGTACATTATATCACTAAGATGACGAACGATTTCAGAAATTTCGATCAGTTAAAAACCAACGAACTGTTTATTACCAGGCATAAATGGTTTAAACCGTATTACGAACTTACGGATGAGCAGTTTATCTATGGCAAACTATACCGTAAAAGTTTGTTTAGCCGAAGGGCAACCATTGAAACTGCTGAAGGCACCTGGACTATAAAATGCAAAGGCCTGTTCAAACGATCGTCGTTGATTGTTAAAGGCGAGGATGAAACCATTGGCACTTTAATACCCGCCACCTGGAAAAGAAATATTGACCTGCAAATGGACAATGGCTTTAGGGCGTTTTTTAACTATAAAAAGCTTTTTTCGATGGCTTATGTATTAACGCACGAGATGTATGGCGACATACTACAGATAAAACAAAAGGCGTTCGGTATAAAAAAGCCCTACGTCATCACATTCGATCAAACTTTGCAGATAAGCGACAGGCCACCCCTGCCCTTATTAATGCTGATAGGTGTAAATGCAATGTTAATACGGCAGGAACAAGCAGCAGCAGCAAGCTAAATATATGGCAGAAAAAAAAGCTTTTGTATTAAGGATAAATCCTGATGTGCTTAAAGAGATTGAGGCATGGGGTGCCGATGAATTCCGCAGCACCAACGGGCAGATAGAATACTTACTGCAGGAAGCATTGCGAGCACGAAAAAAATCGGTTAGGAAGAAAAAGGACGTTTAACTACAACGCATGAGTACTTACACAAGCTTTGAACAGTTTGAAGGGCATCAGTTATGGCTGGTTAAAAAAGATTGGTGGAAAGAAGAATACGAATTAACCGATAACAAAAACTGCTATGCCAGGGTGTATCAGGATGGCATATTCTCCACAGCGTTAAACTATGAGGCATATAACGTTAGTATCATTACAACAGGCTCCACTTTTAGCGATTTTACTATAAAAACAACGGACGAAAAAATACTTGGCTACGCAGATTCGAAATTATTTAGCAATAAAACCCGTTTTAAATTAAACGATAGTTTTGAGGGCGATTTTTACAACCCGTCATTCAATACCATGTACTACGTGATAGTTGATAGTAATAATTACCAGTTAATTGATTTTGATGGTAACGGGCAATCATTGATCAGTATAAATATTTACAGGAAACCTGCCGATGTACCGGCTTTTGACGCGATTATTTTTGCAGGGATACGTTGTGTAATAAACAGGCAGCGCATGTTAGAATAGGTAATTTATTATGCATGCATAATAAATTACTGTAAAAGCGTTATCCTTTAAGCAAATTTTATAAATTTGCCCCACCATTATAAAGTACACCATACATCATGAAAGAAGTATATATTGTATCGGCAACGCGCACCCCAATCGGTAGCTTCGGCGGCAGTTTGGCATCACAATCGGCTACGCAATTAGGCGCGGTTGTTATAAAATCGGCTATTGAAAAAGCCGGGCTAAAAACAACCGATATACAGGAAGTATATATGGGCAATGTGCTATCGGCCAATTTAGGCCAGGCACCTGCTACACAAGCCGCCGTTTTTGCCGGCCTACCCTACTTACCTGCAACTACCATAAACAAAGTATGCGCATCGGGTATGAAAGCCATTATGTTGGCTGCACAAAGCATTGCCAATTGCGATAACGATATTGTATTGGCCGGCGGTATGGAAAGCATGAGCAACGTACCTTATTATTTAGATAAAGCACGCAACGGTTACCGCTTAGGTAACGGACAAATAACCGATGGCCTTGTAAAAGATGGCCTTTGGGACGTTTATAACGACTATCACATGGGATCGGCCGCCGAACTATGCGCGGTAGATTGCAACGTAACCCGTGAAGAACAGGATGCATTTGCAGTAGAATCGTACCAACGAGCGCAAAAAGCACAGGCCGATGGCAAATTTAAAGCAGAAATTACCCCTGTTGAATTAAAGGATAAAAAAGGTGAGGTTACCTTATTTGCCGATGACGAGGAACCCAACACCGTAAAATTCGACAAGATACCTACGCTTAAACCGGTATTTAAAAAAGATGGAATGGTAACTGCAGCCAATGCATCAACCCTGAATGATGGTGCTGCCGCCTTAATATTAATGAGTAAAGAAAAAGCGGAAGCGATGGGCATAAAACCTTTAGCCAAAATAGTTTCCTTTGCTGATGCACAGCAAGCCCCCGAGTATTTTACTACAGCACCCGCTAAGGCTATCCCGCTGGCTTTGCATAAAGCAGGCTTATCAGCAGCAGATATCGATTTCTTCGAGATCAACGAAGCGTTTTCGGTAGTTGCACTTGCCAATAACAAGCTATTGCAACTGGATGCAAACAAAGTGAATGTTAATGGTGGCGCAGTGGCTATCGGGCATCCGCTGGGTGCATCGGGTGCCCGTATCATTGTAACCCTAATACACGTTTTACAGCAAAATAGTGGTAAATTAGGTGCAGCTGGCATCTGTAACGGTGGCGGTGGTGCCAGCGCAATGGTTATTGAAAACTTAGGTTAAATAATTGGCTATAATTTCTGCTTAAATAATACGTTGATACCGCGTAACATTTTCAAAAACGTTTAATGAAGGGTTTACTTTTAGCATTTTTCTGTCTGTTGGTTTATAGTGTGCCCTCGTTTGCACAGCATGCCGACGAATACAATTTAAAAACCCTTGGCGCCTACCAGGATAGCCTTGCATCATTAGGTAAAAAATTCATTAACGACCCCGACGACCTGGAGCGTAAAAACGCTAACTACAAATTCATAAAGCTATTAGTTGGCGCGCTACGCATGCCTAACTCCTTTAATTACCCCTTCGATTCGGTAAAAAGCGTAAGCATTATTAATGCACCAGATAACCGTTTTCGTGTATTTAGCTGGCACATCATGAACATGGATGGCAGCTACCGCTTTTACGGCACCATACAAATGAATACCGGCGGCAAGCTGTTAATGTACCCATTGGAAGATTATTCTCCCCTATTACAAAACCCCGAAGACTCGGTAACCGATAACCGTAAATGGTATGGTGCACAGTACTATAAAATATTAAGGGTTGACGCGCCAAAGCCCTACTACGTATTACTGGGCTGGAAAGGCAACAACGTAAAATCTACCAAAAAAGTGATCGAAGCATTATCCTTTAACCGTGATGATAAGCCGGTGTTAGGCATGCCCGTATTTGCCGGGAACAGCAAAACCCGTAACAGGGTAATTTTCCAGTACACCCGCCAGGCATCAATGCTGTTAAGATACGTGCCGGATCAGCATTTGATTGTGTTCGACCACCTGTCACCGCCCGATAAAAAGATGAAAGACCAGCCCGAAACATATGGGCCCGACTTAACTTATGATGGTTACCAGTTAAAAAACGGCAAATGGGTATATGTAGAAAATTTAGATATGCGCAACATCCCCGAAGACCGGGACGCAACCTATATCGACCCTAAGAAACAGTCACTTATTGATAAAGGCAGTTCACAAAATTAAACAAGTGGTAATGCCCGCCTAAGCCAGCATTACTATAAGTTATTGTAATAATTTCAGTATAAAAATTCGGATTAATTTAATTATAGTACTTTAGACAAAAAAACAGTTCACACTTATATGTCAGAAACCATACCATCAGCCGCTCCGGCAAAGCCAAAATCAAGATTCCCCAAGAGTGTCCCGTTTATTATCGGGAACGAAGCCGCAGAGCGCTTTAGTTTTTATGGAATGCGTTCTGTACTCACGCTGTTTTTAGTGAACCAATTTTTTAATCCTACTGATAATGCTGCGTTAACCGACCAGGCTAATGCGCATGCTAATAAGCTGCACCATCTGTTTGTGATGGTGGCCTATGCTTTGCCATTTGTAGGCGGCATGATAGCCGACTGGTTTACCGGCAAATACAAGCTTATTTTATATGTATCTATAATTTACTGCATCGGGCATTTAATGCTGGCAACGTTTGATGGTGGCCTAACTGGTTTTGAATTAGGTTTGCTTGTGGTTGCAATTGGCGCCGGCGGTATCAAATCATGTGTATCTGCTAACGTTGGCGATCAGTTTGATGCTACCAATCAGGACCTGCTTTCAAAAGTTTACGGCTGGTTCTATTTCAGTATCAATGCCGGCTCTATGATTTCAACCGTAGCTATCCCATGGACTTATGAGCACTTTGGGCCTAAATGGGCGTTCGGTATCCCCGGCTTATTGATGGCGCTGGCTACCATCATCTTCTTCTCGGGCCGTAAAAAATATGTAAAGGTGCCTCCGCAGGGCGTAAATCGTAATAACCTGGTTTTTATAACCTGGTATGCCATAACCCATTCAGGCAAAAAGCAACCGGGCCAGTCGTTACTTGATGTTGCTAAAGAAAGTTACGACCCTGAGCGTGTTGAAGGTGTTAAAGCCGTGTACCGGGTTATGTCGGTATTCTTTTTCGCGCTGGCATTTTGGGCTGTTTGGGATCAATGTTTATCTGAATGGACGCTGTATGCCGAAAAAATGGATCGTGTCATCAACCTTGGTTTTACCAAATTCACCATATATCCTGGTCAGTTGTCAACCTTTAACACCGTATTCCTGCTCCTGTTTATCCCGCTGTTTAACTATGTAATATATCCGTGGCTCGATAAACGGGGACTAAAAACAACACCCTTGCGCAGGCTTGGTACGGGGTTAGTGTTAACCGCTTTATCATTTGTGGTAATTGGCGTTATACACACCAGTCTTGATCATGGCGGTTCGCCATCCATTTGGTGGCAGGTACTGGCGTTTATGATATTATCAGCAGCCGAAGTTTTGGTATCTATTACCGGTTTAGAGTATGCTTATACCCATTCGCCAAAATCAATGAAAAGCACCATGACCGGTATATGGTTCCTGGTGGTATCGTTTGGCAACCTGATAACAGCCTCTGTTAACGGGCTTATTGAAGGTGGCGGCTGGTGGGCCACAAACTTAAAAGGTGCCAATTACGAATGGTTCTTTGTAGCCTTTATAGGTGTGTTTATAATTGCGTTCATGATTATTTCTCCGCGATTAAAAGAGCGGAACTACATTACCGACCCTTATATAGAAAACGAGGTTATTTCTGACACAAACAGGCTTTAAGCTAAACTAATTCATATGATAAGCAGGGAAGCACACCACTTTCCTGCTTTTTATTTTTAAGCCATATAAAATTAAATTATTTTAGCTGCGTTCTTTAAAAAAACCAAACTGCATATAAGTGCCTGATAGTATTGTTATTATTCCTACCTATAACGAAAAAGAGAATATCGAACGGATGATCCATAAGATATTTTCTTTAAATCACGATTTTCATCTGCTTGTAATAGATGACGGATCGCCTGATGGCACAGCAAACATTGTAAAACCGCTGCAAAAAGATTATTCCGAAAAATTATTTATTGTTGAACGCGGCGGCAAACAGGGCTTAGGCACAGCTTACATACATGGTTTTAAATGGGCTATCGACCATAAATACGACTACATCTTCGAGATGGATGCCGATTTCTCGCACAACCCCGACGACCTTTTAAGGCTTAGGCAGGCTTGTATCGACGGTGCCGACGCGGCGGTAGGCTCCCGCTATATAAAGGGTGTTAATGTGGTTAACTGGCCTATGAGCAGGGTGCTAATGAGCTACTTTGCATCGGTGTACGTGCGTTTTATAACGGGTATAAACATACAGGATTCTACAGCCGGTTTTATGTGTTACAAGCGCAAAGTGCTGGAGACTATACGGCTTAATAAAATAAAATTTGTTGGCTACGCCTTTCAGATAGAGATGAAATACACCACCATTAAGCATGGCTTTAATGTGGTAGAGATACCCATTATATTTACCGACCGCACGGCCGGCACCTCAAAAATGTCATCGGGTATTTTTAAGGAAGCGTTTATTGGGGTTATACAAATGAAGATCAACAGCATTTTTAGAAAGTACCCCGAAGGATAGTAACAAATTAATTGCATTTGTAGCCCGCACTTTCGTTTCGCCAAACTTCCGCACTTAAAAAAATAACACTAATTTCGCTG
This portion of the Inquilinus sp. KBS0705 genome encodes:
- a CDS encoding SPFH domain-containing protein, translating into MNTEKVITAPSGYLAFVLVLVLTGVSAFCFWAKEPIIGAIICVINFVFILPGLAIVNPNESKVLTLFGKYTGTVKQDGFFWVNPFTVKKKVSLKAFNLNGQQLKVNDSVGNPIEIAAVIVWQIKDTAKAVFSVENYLQYVNIQSEAAVRHLANSFPYDHIEDETASITLRGGAEQVSQMLEQELNDRLDRAGIEVLEARISHLAYAPEIAHAMLQRQQASAIIAARRLIVEGAVGMVEMALNKMEEKNIIELDEERKAAMVSNLLVVLCGDHSVQPIVNTGTLYH
- a CDS encoding Arc family DNA binding domain-containing protein, whose amino-acid sequence is MAEKKAFVLRINPDVLKEIEAWGADEFRSTNGQIEYLLQEALRARKKSVRKKKDV
- a CDS encoding acetyl-CoA C-acyltransferase — translated: MKEVYIVSATRTPIGSFGGSLASQSATQLGAVVIKSAIEKAGLKTTDIQEVYMGNVLSANLGQAPATQAAVFAGLPYLPATTINKVCASGMKAIMLAAQSIANCDNDIVLAGGMESMSNVPYYLDKARNGYRLGNGQITDGLVKDGLWDVYNDYHMGSAAELCAVDCNVTREEQDAFAVESYQRAQKAQADGKFKAEITPVELKDKKGEVTLFADDEEPNTVKFDKIPTLKPVFKKDGMVTAANASTLNDGAAALILMSKEKAEAMGIKPLAKIVSFADAQQAPEYFTTAPAKAIPLALHKAGLSAADIDFFEINEAFSVVALANNKLLQLDANKVNVNGGAVAIGHPLGASGARIIVTLIHVLQQNSGKLGAAGICNGGGGASAMVIENLG
- a CDS encoding POT family MFS transporter codes for the protein MSETIPSAAPAKPKSRFPKSVPFIIGNEAAERFSFYGMRSVLTLFLVNQFFNPTDNAALTDQANAHANKLHHLFVMVAYALPFVGGMIADWFTGKYKLILYVSIIYCIGHLMLATFDGGLTGFELGLLVVAIGAGGIKSCVSANVGDQFDATNQDLLSKVYGWFYFSINAGSMISTVAIPWTYEHFGPKWAFGIPGLLMALATIIFFSGRKKYVKVPPQGVNRNNLVFITWYAITHSGKKQPGQSLLDVAKESYDPERVEGVKAVYRVMSVFFFALAFWAVWDQCLSEWTLYAEKMDRVINLGFTKFTIYPGQLSTFNTVFLLLFIPLFNYVIYPWLDKRGLKTTPLRRLGTGLVLTALSFVVIGVIHTSLDHGGSPSIWWQVLAFMILSAAEVLVSITGLEYAYTHSPKSMKSTMTGIWFLVVSFGNLITASVNGLIEGGGWWATNLKGANYEWFFVAFIGVFIIAFMIISPRLKERNYITDPYIENEVISDTNRL
- a CDS encoding polyprenol monophosphomannose synthase; amino-acid sequence: MPDSIVIIPTYNEKENIERMIHKIFSLNHDFHLLVIDDGSPDGTANIVKPLQKDYSEKLFIVERGGKQGLGTAYIHGFKWAIDHKYDYIFEMDADFSHNPDDLLRLRQACIDGADAAVGSRYIKGVNVVNWPMSRVLMSYFASVYVRFITGINIQDSTAGFMCYKRKVLETIRLNKIKFVGYAFQIEMKYTTIKHGFNVVEIPIIFTDRTAGTSKMSSGIFKEAFIGVIQMKINSIFRKYPEG